The stretch of DNA CATTATCTTATTAAACGAAACAGTTTTAACAAGACTTGTTTAATTTAATCAAGATATATTTATTGCTGACTGTAGCTTGGAGCTAAATTGGGGAAACGTCCAACGTAAACTAACTGTAGGCATGAGTTAGCATCTCCAGCTAACAGTTGGGCTTGTTTTTAGCGCTGCCTACCCTCATGTTATTAATAGTTAGGTTTTATAGAGCGACTTTGAGGGGACTCAATGAGGCTCAACGATAACGTCATCTGCCCAGTAAACTTTAAAACAGATTATCCTCACGAGATTCACGAAGCCTAATGCTCTGtgaataagactgtcatatccAAGCGCCATATTAATTAAAATGACACTAatatgtccccccccccccccccttatttTAGGCTGTCAGTCATGCAGGGGTGCGACAatgacttatgtcaaaaaatcgGCGAAGGCTTTGTGCAGTGGTACTACAACCAGTTTGATAACACCAACAGGATGGAACTGGCTAACCTTTACGTGAGTTTGCTTCATTAATATTGCTCGTCGTTGGCTAGCAACTCAATTTGTCTATTGTCATTTCTTAGGCGGAAGGTGCTACTCTGACATGGGAAGGAATGGTTTTTCATGGGAGACAAGCCATCGCTGGCAAACTGACTGTAAGTATTGCACACATTTatgaacgggaaaaaaaaactttaaggtATCTATTGCCTGTATTTTACTAAATTTCCCAAAAAATGAGGGATTAAttttttcctgttggtttgactCACTCAGGGTATGCCGTTCCAGCAAATTAAGCATATTATAACAGACCAAGATGTTCAACCCACTGTAGACAACAGCATCCTCATAATGGTGTTTGGACAGTTAAAGGTAAGCTGCATACAAAAGTAGtttgtaaaaaagttttttttcctcaaattttGTCTGCTTTTCCGACAGACTGACAACGATCCGCCGATGGCCTTCCACCAAGTGTTCATGCTGAAGCTACAGAACTGCAACTGGGTGTGTACCAACGACGTGTTCCGTCTGGGTATACACAACATACCCGTGGAATCCTAATAGACTTGGAAAGCACTCCCTCTACGTTTTCTTTGGCGCTTCATCCTTGTGTGTCATGTCGTAGTTTCCCCCaagattcaaaacaaaaaaaataaaggctttttttccagactgttcaagttttgtttgtgttgtcatttgtttgttcaagtctttctgtgccattgatgataatagacgtccagtcaTCCTTTTGCTGCAATTtttaaatgagttcatcactagtagacgtcaaatccatccaAAGTAGGAGGACTGGCcagaccctcccacttcaaatggattggacttctagcgccatcaatggcagacaatgagttaaaagtaaaaatggtGACTGAAACTTGTGTGTTGATTAAACTAAAACATTGAAATTAGGATGCTTATCCCTTTTTTATAAACCAAATTCAGAATGActacttaaaatgtttttttttttttaatgtaaaatgaaTAGTAACTCAAACGAGCAAAATTACTCCCAACAGCTGATTAAAACGAACGGGTGAAGGGTTTAAACAAAAAACCTGCAGCTATTGTAACCTTGGTTTGGACTTTATTTTGCTTCAACAAAATTGAACACAATAATCAAGAAAATCTTCAGTTTTGTAAAATCAACCTTGGCTTTATTTACTTTCTTTGTAAATACGTAATTGTATTACAATTAATAACATTTTAGCGTTAAACGAGAAAAAGATCACCGTTTTTTGACAGAGTTCACTTCGTCGCTGTCAGTTGACTATGTGGAGTGGCAAATTTTCCGCTAGAGGGCGCAAGTTTCCCATCACTAGCCTCTAAACACGTCCCTTTAAATGGCTTAATAACACACTCACAAAAAACCTTGAATAAACTTCGTCGCCGACTCCACACGGTCGCAATGACACCAACGCCGGGGAGAAGGTGTGAAGACATGGACCGTGTGGGTGACGACCTTCGTGGAGAAGCGGTAAACAGACAAACGCCATTTCTAAATCATTAGTACCCcggaatgctaatgctagctagCGAGTTGCCGACTGCAAGGCAAACGCCTCCAAATTAcggttaaaaagtaaaaatatataattaaaaatcaACACAAATTTCTACATTTGCGCTCTAAGTTAGCTGAATTTGGTCCattgattatttttatttattattattaatttttgggggggattgacgTCTACTGCGCAAGCGCACTAGCGCAGTTAAGTAAGTCATTTCGTAATAAGAAACGTGATAACAAACAAAATAACGttacatcattttttttctacaaatatttgaatgaaaatgtgcattttcaaaagactgctttctttaatCTTCTGAGAAGAATCAGAAGATAAATCAATTTTGCAATGTACTTCTTTTATCCATAGAATGAGTTAAAAGACAAAGACCCGGACACACAGGTGGAAGAGCCTCTACTCCAAGAGAACCCCCGACGCTTTGTCATCTTCCCCATTCAGTACCCCGAAGTTTGGAAAATGTATAAGCAGGCCCAGGCGTCCTTCTGGACGGTGGAAGAGGTCTGCATgttttttcatactttttctCAAGTTCTCCTCAACTAAACCTCCATGCATCTTTCAGGTAGACCTGTCCAAAGATCTACCGCACTGGGACCGACTCAAACCTGAGGAGAGGCACTTCATCTCGCACGTCCTGGCTTTCTTTGCTGCCAGTGATGGCATCGTCAACGAAAACCTGGTGAGCTGAAGTGACATTAAAGGAATAAGAACAAACAGTTTTATTATAATGCATTGGTCCAATTGCTTATCGATTCTCGTGAGGTGCATGTTTTCAAAATGCTGAAAACGAGGCACTATATTTAATTAGTCTCGCTGGCAGCGTTGGACACAATCCAGTGACTGTgttcatgttgtccaaaagaaCCAGTTTTCAATTAGTATAATATATCATTTTAAGTTGAGTATATTGAAAAAAGGAATACAAGCAAAGCAAAAGAATGACATCCATGTTGCATTGTTTTGCTGTACTTTAGTGGAAGATGTTGCAGTAAAAGTAGGTTTTTTGGCTAGGGGATAAGTTGACAAATATATATGCGAAGTGAAGTTTTGTGGATTTCGCGGCAGGTGCAGAGGTTCTGTCAGGAAGTCCAGGTCCCCGAAGTGCGCGCCTTCTACAGCTTCCAAATCCTGATAGAGACGGTGCATTCAGAGATGTACAGCATGCTCATCAACACCTACATACGGGACCTCAAGGAAAGGTCCGCTACTCTCTTAACCCTGCaaaaattatataaatacaTCTGTAAATATTGTAATATTTAGCATTTTTGATGGGTgtgtaattattataatttgtatatttttatttaaagtattcttttttttattttttattcaacattaatttattcattaaaaatgtaaatgaatgTTGACATACCAAAATATAGTGTAAatctacaaacaaacaaaaaaaaaaagcaaaatacttCATGACGtattgaattatttatttatatgtttATTAAAGCCGGGCAAGTTAATTAGTTAACTTGGAGTTAACTCACAAATGCATGAAGGGAATTAATCTGGCATTAAAATCTGACACCATAGAGTCGAACAAAGTCGAACATTTTTTTAGGCTTGCTAATAGTGTGTTACTTGTATGTACTACTAGTGATGTCCCAATCTGATACTCAGCATCGGCTATATTATCAGCTATTTTAGGAATATCGGGTTTGAAAACGCGTATTTTCAGTACCATTTCGGCTGCTATAAATCAAACCACGAGGCAAATATGGCCACTGAGTGACTACTGCTCTTTAGAAACTAAAGATGGTAACAGAGcattttgtaatattattgatgGAGGACCAGCAGAGCTCGGTttaatacaatatatatatatatatatatatatatatatataaatattggaTTGGCATCAGCAAAACATATATTGAAAGAAAATTGTATCGGATGTCAAAAAAATCAGCTTTGGGACATCCCTATGCACTACTATGTATCGTCACCCTCTTAAAATAATAgcctaagtatttttttcccaaaaatattattcatatattaaaatttgtcaaaagGGTTATGTTTGTGTTTCACGAAAAATCTGAAAAAACAATTGACAGGTGATTATTTTAAGAAGGCATCGATATGCTACCTCGCTATACGTAGCATTACGACTTTATTTACCGAGGCAAATACACCCAATAGACGATAGGAATTGAAAAGGGAAGACAGGACCGATTTTGGTATGACTATTACTGCTTTATATATTACGTTTGAATTGATTGTGGCTTTGTTTCATGCTACTAATCGCGATTAAAATTTCTCATCGTTacccagccctaatatttatttcattgtgGCACTCTCGCTCCTCCTTACCAATTGCACGACATCCTGTGAGTAACGGTATTTCAAGTTTTTTAGGCGTTGTTTTTTTGATGGCACCTGTTCACAACAGCTTCACCGACTGTTTTGTGGTAGCTGCACCTGGCGCAACTATCTTAACTGTCATATTCAAGTCGGACAGTAAATGTTGTGCTTTCTCTTGTGATTCCAGTCTGTTTCAGTTGGTTGGTAAATAAGTCTAATAAACGTCCAATTTTTCCCGCCTGTTTCCTTTCAGGGACTTTCTCTTCAATGCCATTCAAACACTGCCGTGCGTAAGACGCAAGGCCGATTGGGCGCTCCAGTGGATTAACGACACACAGGCTTCCTTTGGTGAGGATCAACTCTGCGGTTGCCAATGAcgatgacagacgtccaatccattttgaatgggaggggcgaataaacgtcaaaatgggttggacgtccatcgctgtcaatggcactgaaatgtgATTATTCACCGTTAACCCTCACAGTTTCAGTGCATTTGATGTCTATCGCTATCAATGGTAGTGAATGACATtatagtactgtaattttcgcactataaggcgcacctgactataagccgacaCCCACCAAATTCGACACAAAAACGTCGTTTGTtcttagataagctgcactggactataagccatagCTGTGCTCactgttttatgggatattgacaccaaaatatattaaccggtaacactttatttgatagcggcatcatacaactgtcataagaccaaacgaaccaccatgaagctttgaaccaattggctccaaagcttcattgctgccacctgctgtcaacattgtagttgtccaacatgcctcctagcatccattgcagcgctgcagatgtaaatactattcaaaattcatgttctgtgctcattatttcttcagttactgttccaattgtttcattaatagctagttatggtatttggtaacatgtgatttgacagtggcgccataagactgtcattagaaaatcgtaattatgacatgacactgtcatgagaatgactgaatgcttataacagatgccatttagtgttatttggcaaattatctcagttttatatggatgtaaaagattcaagctggacataaatgtgaCGGACCTATGAcaatgctgtcaaataaagtgtcacctattaatccaaataaatcaataaatgagccgcactggactataagccgcaggatttaaaatgaaggaaaaagtagcggtttatagtcggaAAACTACGTTAAATATcgtttttgtcatttatttttttatgttctaaatgtttgttttttgattaaagaaaaaaatgtcattatttttttaaatatttcttttttatttaaaacaattctttttgtttttggaaacgtgattttatcaaagtttttaaCATAGACTTCGtactgtattgacgggacacgggtcgCGGGGACGATAAATAAGGGGCCTGCATTGTGGCAAGGCCGTCAAAGTTGACCAAGTgggatcacagacaaagagcttttttccattgaatttcttgtgaataaatgcttaaatccttgaattctttatagacatggatgtaaaacagtctcgattcttggttaaaaggaacaaaaaaaaatgtgcagttagcatttattttaagtaaatatgtcgaagtacaatgctagtctgttcgtgAATGTAGCTAACGGCCGAGTTAGTTAAATtgagcttttccggtaaaaattattgtgaataaatgcttaaatccccaaaatctttatagatatggacgtaaaacagtctcgattctttgttaaaagcaaaaaaaacaaaaacaaaaaaaaacctgcggttagcatttattttacgtaaatattgcaaactatgatgccaatgcagtatcggctaatttctcccattgatttttggcactgaaacatgatcattcacttcagctgaaatggattggatgttcaTTCACATcaatgtatatatactgtatatgtatttttaagtaaaataatgat from Corythoichthys intestinalis isolate RoL2023-P3 chromosome 22, ASM3026506v1, whole genome shotgun sequence encodes:
- the LOC130910823 gene encoding ribonucleoside-diphosphate reductase subunit M2 B-like, which translates into the protein MTPTPGRRCEDMDRVGDDLRGEANELKDKDPDTQVEEPLLQENPRRFVIFPIQYPEVWKMYKQAQASFWTVEEVDLSKDLPHWDRLKPEERHFISHVLAFFAASDGIVNENLVQRFCQEVQVPEVRAFYSFQILIETVHSEMYSMLINTYIRDLKERDFLFNAIQTLPCVRRKADWALQWINDTQASFAERMVAFAAVEGIFFSGSFAAIYWLKKRGLMPGLTYSNELISRDEGLHCNFACLLYSYLVKKPSEDRVKDIITKAVTIEQEFLSEALPVELIGINSSLMKQYIQFVADRLLIDLGLTKVYLSENPFDFMESISLEGKTNFFEKRVGEYQRFGVMSSMMDCEFTLDADF
- the LOC130910824 gene encoding nuclear transport factor 2-like, whose product is MQGCDNDLCQKIGEGFVQWYYNQFDNTNRMELANLYAEGATLTWEGMVFHGRQAIAGKLTGMPFQQIKHIITDQDVQPTVDNSILIMVFGQLKTDNDPPMAFHQVFMLKLQNCNWVCTNDVFRLGIHNIPVES